A window of the Peromyscus leucopus breed LL Stock chromosome 22, UCI_PerLeu_2.1, whole genome shotgun sequence genome harbors these coding sequences:
- the Sf3a2 gene encoding splicing factor 3A subunit 2: MDFQHRPGGKTGSGGVASSSESNRDRRERLRQLALETIDINKDPYFMKNHLGSYECKLCLTLHNNEGSYLAHTQGKKHQTNLARRAAKEAKEAPAQPAPEKVKVEVKKFVKIGRPGYKVTKQRDTEMGQQSLLFQIDYPEIAEGIMPRHRFMSAYEQRIEPPDRRWQYLLMAAEPYETIAFKVPSREIDKAEGKFWTHWNRETKQFFLQFHFKMEKPPAPPSLPAGPPGVKRPRPPLMNGLPPRPPLPDALPPPPPGGLSLPPMPPTGPAPSGPPGPPQMPPPAPGVHPPAPVVHPPTSGVHPPAPGVHPPAPGVHPPTSGVHPPAPGVHPPAPGVHPAAPGVHPAAPGVHPAAPGVHPAAPGVHPPPSAGVHPQAPGVHPPAPAVHPQAPGVHPPAPGIHPQGPGVHPQPPPGVHPQAPVVHPQPPGVHPSNPGVHPAPLPPMLRPPLPSDGPGNMPPPPPGN, translated from the exons ATGGACTTCCAGCACAGACCTGGAGGCAAGACCGGGAGTGGGGGCGTGGCCTCCTCCTCCGAGAGCAATCGGGACCGCAGGGAACGCCTGAGGCAGCTGGCCCTGGAGACCATCGACATCAACAAG GACCCGTATTTCATGAAGAACCATCTGGGATCCTATGAGTGCAAGCTCTGCCTGACGCTGCACAACAATGAG GGGAGCTACCTGGCCCACACGCAAGGGAAGAAACACCAGACGAACTT GGCCCGGCGAGCTGCCAAGGAGGCCAAGGAAGCCCCTGCCCAGCCAGCACCCGAGAAGGTCAAGGTGGAGGTGAAGAAGTTTGTGAAGATCGGCCGCCCTGGGTACAAAG TGACCAAGCAGAGGGACACGGAGATGGGACAGCAGAGCCTGCTCTTCCAG ATCGACTACCCCGAGATTGCAGAGGGGATCATGCCTCGCCACCGCTTCATGTCTGCCTACGAGCAGAGGATCGAGCCCCCGGACCGCCGCTGGCAGTACCTGCTCATGGCTGCAGAGCCCTACGAGACCATTGCCTTCAAG GTACCGAGCCGGGAGATCGACAAGGCGGAGGGCAAGTTCTGGACCCACTGGAACCGAGAGACCAAGCAG TTTTTCCTTCAGTTCCACTTCAAGATGGAGAAGCCCCCTGCCCCACCCAGCCTCCCAGCCGGCCCCCCAGGCGTCAAGCGGCCCCGGCCCCCTCTCATGAATGGCCTGCCTCCTCGCCCGCCACTGCCGGATGCCTTGCCCCCACCTCCGCCTGgtggcctgtctctgccccctatGCCCCCGACCGGGCCTGCTCCCTCCGGACCCCCTGGACCTCCCCAGATGCCTCCGCCAGCTCCTGGGGTGCACCCCCCAGCCCCAGTGGTCCACCCACCAACATCTGGGGTCCATCCCCCAGCTCCTGGGGTGCACCCGCCAGCCCCTGGGGTACACCCACCAACATCTGGGGTCCATCCCCCAGCCCCTGGGGTCCATCCCCCAGCCCCTGGGGTTCATCCAGCAGCCCCTGGGGTTCACCCAGCAGCCCCTGGGGTCCACCCAGCAGCCCCTGGGGTTCACCCAGCAGCCCCTGGGGTCCACCCTCCCCCATCAGCGGGAGTTCATCCTCAAGCTCCAGGAGTACACCCACCTGCTCCTGCAGTTCACCCTCAGGCGCCTGGGGTGCACCCCCCAGCCCCTGGTATCCACCCTCAGGGCCCTGGGGTtcacccccagcctcctcctgggGTCCACCCTCAGGCCCCTGTGGTTCACCCCCAGCCTCCGGGGGTTCACCCCTCAAATCCTGGGGTGCACCCAGCTCCTCTGCCCCCCATGCTAAGGCCCCCACTCCCCTCAGATGGCCCCGGAAacatgcctccccctcccccaggcaacTGA
- the Amh gene encoding muellerian-inhibiting factor, with product MQRPPLSPLALLLVTAGAVLQAETLGEELQRAASTRGLIFLEDGVWPPSTPPEPLCLVMLRGVGNTSGAPLRVVGGLHSHERAFLEAVGESRWGPQDLATFGVCSSDAQATLPALQRLGAWLGEPGGQQVLVLHLDEVIWEPTLLLKFQEPPPGGASLWEQALLVLYPGPGPQVTVTGAGLQGTQTLCPTPDTRYLVLAVDLPAGAWSGPGLALTLQPGREGAALSIGQLQAFLFGSDARSFTRMAPTLLLLPPARPAPQPAQGQLDTVPFPPPPGLSPEPEDLPHSADPFLQTLTRLVRALRGPPTQASPTRLALDPGALASFPQGLVNLSDPVALERLLDGEEPLLLLLSPTAATVGDPTPLQGPASASWAAGLARRVAVELQAAASELRGLPGLPPAAPPLLARLLALCPNDSRSPGDPLRALLLLKALQGLRAEWRGREGRGRAGRSAGTAADGPCALRELSVDLRAERSVLIPETYQANNCQGACAWPQSDRNPRYGNHVVLLLKMQARGAALGRLPCCVPTAYAGKLLISLSEERISAHHVPNMVATECGCR from the exons ATGCAGAGACCACCCCTCTCCCCGCTGGCGCTCCTGCTGGTGACGGCGGGGGCCGTGCTGCAGGCCGAGACCCTCGGAGAAGAGCTCCAAAGGGCCGCCAGCACCAGGGGCCTCATCTTCCTGGAAGACGGGGTCTGGCCCCCGAGCACTCCCCCAGAGCCCCTGTGCCTGGTGATGCTGAGAGGCGTGGGCAACACGAGCGGAGCCCCGCTGAGGGTGGTGGGGGGCCTGCACAGCCATGAGCGAGCCTTCCTGGAGGCCGTTGGGGAGTCTCGCTGGGGACCCCAAGACCTGGCCACCTTCGGAGTCTGCAGCTCTGACGCCCAGGCTACCCTGCCGGCGCTGCAGCGCCTTGGGGCCTGGCTGGGCGAGCCCGGGGGTCAGCAGGTGCTGGTCCTGCATCTGGATGAAG TGATATGGGAGCCCACGCTCTTGCTCAAGTTCCAAGAGCCTCCCCCCGGGGGAGCCAGCCTCTGGGAGCAGGCCCTGCTGGTGCTGTACCCTGGACCCGGCCCCCAGGTCACCGTCACAGGGGCTGGACTGCAGGGCACACAG ACCCTCTGCCCCACTCCGGACACCCGCTATTTGGTGCTGGCTGTGGACCTCCCAGCGGGGGCCTGGAGCGGCCCCGGCCTCGCCCTAACCCTTCAGCCAGGCCGAGAAG GTGCCGCCCTGAGCATCGGGCAGCTGCAGGCCTTTCTGTTCGGCTCTGACGCTCGCTCTTTCACACGCATGGCCCCCACCCTGCTGCTACTGCCCCCTGCCCGGCCCGCGCCGCAGCCAGCGCAGGGCCAGCTGGACACCGTGCCCTTCCCGCCGCCGCCCGG GCTGTCCCCGGAGCCCGAGGATCTGCCACACAGCGCCGACCCCTTCCTACAGACCCTCACTCGCTTGGTGCGTGCCCTGCGGGGACCCCCGACGCAGGCCTCGCCCACGCGTCTGGCCCTGGACCCTGGGGCGCTGGCCAGCTTCCCACAGGGCCTGGTCAACCTGTCGGACCCCGTGGCGCTGGAACGCCTGCTCGATGGGGAGGAACCCCTGCTACTGCTGCTGTCTCCCACTGCGGCCACCGTGGGGGACCCCACGCCGCTGCAGGGcccggcctctgcttcctgggcagcCGGCCTGGCACGCAGGGTGGCCGTGGAGCTGCAGGCTGCGGCCTCAGAGCTGCGGGGCCTCCCGGGCCTGCCCCCCGCTGCGCCCCCGCTGCTGGCGCGCCTGCTGGCGCTGTGCCCCAACGACTCCCGCAGCCCCGGGGACCCGCTGCGCGCGCTGCTGCTGCTCAAGGCGCTGCAGGGCCTGCGTGCCGAGTGGCGCGGGCGGGAAgggcgcgggcgggcggggcgcAGCGCGGGGACAGCGGCGGACGGGCCGTGCGCGCTGCGCGAGCTGAGCGTGGATCTGCGCGCGGAGCGCTCCGTGCTCATCCCCGAGACCTACCAGGCCAACAACTGCCAAGGCGCCTGCGCGTGGCCGCAGTCCGACCGCAACCCGCGCTACGGGAACCACGTGGTGCTCCTGCTGAAGATGCAGGCGCGCGGGGCCGCCCTGGGGCGCCTGCCCTGCTGCGTGCCCACTGCCTACGCCGGCAAGCTGCTCATCAGCCTGTCCGAGGAGCGCATCAGCGCGCACCACGTGCCCAACATGGTGGCCACCGAGTGCGGCTGCCGGTGA
- the Jsrp1 gene encoding LOW QUALITY PROTEIN: junctional sarcoplasmic reticulum protein 1 (The sequence of the model RefSeq protein was modified relative to this genomic sequence to represent the inferred CDS: deleted 2 bases in 1 codon) yields the protein MTTRGLEDLDGGLGSCLPSDEFPLLEEPRSGRRPDGKARGASRPADSSSWTHVLQAPGTAGAAEKELEAREAPGTSKGTPKAGTSPRSVPARRKLQAAPPLKPPPPPPPPASDELPWGDLTLNKCLVLASLVALLGSALQLCQDAVAGEVVAAPPRRVPPSPPPQKPEAPAPEPQLSGPPPGPPEPEPGPPEPPGPPGPQAQKQDPSEAAEAQGEPGGSAPEASGEERAPLGDRGSQERPRKEKPRTGEKPKKEKPRREKPAREERRRAPREPGPFLSRRREARGGGRRPWTRDSRELEHGKRPAWAPRRRRDGDSRPRQRPRAGTGRD from the exons ATGACGACCCGAGGCTTGGAGGATCTGGATGGGGGCCTGGGCAGCTGCCTCCCCAGCGATGAGTTCCCGTTACTGGAGGAACCACGCTCCGGCCGGCGTCCAGACGGCAAGGCCCGAG GGGCATCCAGGCCGGCTGACTCGAGTAGCTGGACACAT GTCCTCCAGGCCCCAGGGACTGCAGGCGCTGCGGAAAAGGAGCTCGAGGCCAGGGAGGCTCCGGGAACCAGCAAAGGGACGCCGAAAGCTGGGACAA GTCCCCGGAGCGTTCCCGCGCGCAGGAAGTTGCAGGCTGCGCCTCCCCtgaagccgccgccgccgcccccgccgccggcCAGCGACGAGCTGCCCTGGGGGGACCTGACGCTCAACAAGTGCCTGGTGCTGGCCTCGCTGGTGGCGCTGCTGGGCTCGGCCCTCCAGCTGTGCCAGG ACGCGGTGGCCGGGGAAGTG GTGGCTGCCCCTCCGCGGCGGGTCCCGCCCAGTCCTCCACCCCAGAAGCCGGAGGCGCCCGCG CCTGAGCCCCAGCTCTCGGGGCCTCCACCCGGGCCTCCTGAGCCCGAGCCCGGGCCCCCCGAGCCCCCCGGGCCCCCCGGGCCCCAGGCACAGAAGCAGGACCCGTCTGAGGCCGCAGAAGCCCAGGGTGAGCCTGGGGGGTCCGCCCCGGAGGCCTCTGGGGAGGAGCGCGCACCCCTAGGAGACCGAGGGTCCCAGGAGAGGCCGCGGAAGGAGAAGCCGAGGACAGGAGAGAAGCCGAAGAAGGAGAAGCCGAGGAGGGAGAAGCCCGCGAGGGAGGAGAGGCGGCGGGCCCCCAGGGAGCCCGGCCCGTTCCTGTCCCGGCGCCGGGAGGCGCGCGGAGGAGGCCGGCGGCCGTGGACGCGGGACTCCAGGGAACTCGAGCACGGGAAGCGGCCGGCCTGGGCTCCCCGGCGACGCCGTGACGGTGACAGCCGGCCCAGGCAGAGGCCCCGTGCGGGGACGGGGCGCGACTGA